A window of the Lolium perenne isolate Kyuss_39 chromosome 7, Kyuss_2.0, whole genome shotgun sequence genome harbors these coding sequences:
- the LOC139833731 gene encoding uncharacterized protein, with translation MVSAASLIHAHNARQMPVYRGSMRGRSGNAKRNRAGGHNGLSKYYSHLSDMVNMEFMFQHCYRMSRDLFLIILRGVREYNSIFRCRPDATSKLGFTSYEKCYAAIHMLSYRVPGDVFGEYLRMSETTCLESIYRFCRAVIAVFNKLY, from the coding sequence ATGGTTTCCGCGGCCTCACTCATCCACGCGCACAATGCAAGGCAGATGCCGGTATACCGGGGCTCGATGAGGGGCCGCTCGGGGAACGCGAAGCGCAACCGAGCTGGTGGCCACAACGGGCTCTCTAAATACTACTCCCACCTCTCCGATATGGTCAACATGGAATTCATGTTCCAGCATTGTTATCGGATGTCAAGAGACCTGTTCTTGATAATTTTACGGGGCGTCAGAGAATACAACTCCATCTTTCGATGCAGGCCTGATGCCACTAGTAAGCTAGGCTTCACCTCTTACGAAAAGTGTTATGCGGCCATTCACATGCTTTCGTACAGAGTGCCTGGTGATGTCTTCGGCGAGTACCTGCGAATGAGTGAAACCACCTGCCTTGAATCCATTTACAGGTTTTGTCGAGCCGTGATTGCGGTGTTCAACAAACTTTACTAG